Proteins from a genomic interval of Armatimonadia bacterium:
- a CDS encoding ribokinase, with product MVHAKLTVLGNINIDFVMETDRLPDPGENLVGKNLRFVPGGKAANQAVTAARLGAQVTLIGRVGRDAFGPALVDNFEREGINTDYIVRDEEAVTGAAFVALMPSGENSILTVLGANDRCDPEQVEAASPAIERADQLLVQLAVPTETVDRAIQIAVDRGVPVQLDPTPIGRGLPKLWHRAYRVTPNESEASAVSKITVSDVPSAVEACRKLRRRGVKVPVVKLGGTGCVVLDDQGPRLVEGYSVEVVDTTGAGDAFAAGLAVRSAEGAPIDCALAFANACGALACTVVGAQPSLPRREAVEKFLKLQGGEEKASVIAL from the coding sequence ATGGTTCACGCGAAGCTCACCGTCCTGGGGAACATCAACATAGACTTCGTGATGGAGACCGACCGTCTACCAGACCCGGGGGAGAATCTGGTCGGGAAGAACCTGCGGTTCGTTCCGGGTGGCAAGGCGGCCAACCAGGCGGTCACGGCCGCCCGTCTGGGAGCACAGGTAACGCTCATTGGTCGTGTGGGACGCGACGCCTTCGGTCCGGCGCTCGTGGACAACTTCGAGCGCGAAGGCATCAACACGGACTACATCGTTCGCGATGAGGAGGCCGTAACGGGTGCGGCCTTCGTCGCGCTGATGCCGTCGGGTGAGAACAGCATCCTGACGGTCCTGGGTGCCAATGACCGCTGCGACCCCGAGCAGGTCGAGGCGGCCTCACCGGCCATCGAGCGGGCTGACCAGTTGCTGGTGCAGCTCGCCGTTCCGACCGAAACCGTAGACCGGGCGATTCAGATCGCCGTGGACCGTGGGGTTCCAGTCCAGCTCGACCCGACGCCGATTGGTCGGGGGCTGCCCAAGCTGTGGCACCGCGCCTATCGGGTCACGCCCAATGAGAGCGAGGCTTCCGCAGTCTCGAAGATCACCGTGAGCGACGTTCCCAGTGCCGTGGAGGCCTGTCGGAAGCTGCGGCGCCGGGGTGTGAAGGTGCCGGTAGTGAAGCTGGGCGGCACCGGTTGCGTGGTCCTCGATGACCAGGGGCCGCGTCTGGTCGAGGGGTACTCGGTTGAGGTAGTGGACACCACGGGTGCCGGAGATGCCTTCGCGGCCGGTCTGGCAGTGCGTTCCGCAGAGGGTGCGCCCATCGACTGCGCCCTGGCCTTCGCCAACGCCTGCGGGGCACTGGCCTGCACCGTTGTGGGTGCCCAGCCGAGCCTGCCGCGACGAGAGGCTGTAGAGAAGTTCCTCAAGCTCCAGGGTGGCGAGGAGAAGGCATCGGTCATCGCGCTCTAG
- a CDS encoding glycoside hydrolase family 88 protein, giving the protein MRTRLIALLLLLVGTYGCAESPRPEVLMVRSPDSGAGNWGALPALLGAKVVVESREDGALPEGDLGRYKLIVLSTNLNVYESERQRLWEYVNVGGKLVTWFADDARADRIFWPYRLVLSDRDPSAVTFASSGHPLLKGLAGRKFEGTIQGGDVAKDWDREHWQVLADTTDGPAMLLASYGKGWILDVQFHVGLSARHDAIAPLVSNLIDWAGLTPVSPADLAKRSREEVMLAVARHQLRTLQEGDWKRGTWAEVEQSRPPTGISWNYPWGVTLYGLLRVSAVTGDNTFAQFVTRHNLIAAKQHDYLQWQKATFGQAVRIGSLMEILRLSSLDDCGSMSSQVVEGMLNYGAPRTTETLAMMQRVADYISHKQSRLPDGSLCRGSTLWIDDLYMSCPFLARWGTFTGDSKYWDDAARQLLNFAGRLQDKDGLWFHGWFNREGKVNGYKWGRGNGWALLSEVEVIGQLPEGHPDRARLMENLRRHIEGLEKVQAPSGLWRQVVDRPELWEETSCTGMYAYCIARACNRGWIGKEHLVYARRAVDGLKAKVGWDGSVFDTCAGTGIGRSLEQYVARPRPVNDGHGPGPVLLAFSEVLAAEGK; this is encoded by the coding sequence ATGAGAACACGACTGATCGCCTTGCTCCTCCTGCTGGTCGGTACCTATGGCTGTGCTGAGAGCCCCAGGCCTGAAGTGCTGATGGTTCGCAGCCCTGACTCGGGCGCCGGGAACTGGGGTGCACTTCCAGCCCTCCTCGGTGCCAAGGTCGTTGTGGAGTCGCGCGAGGATGGGGCTCTGCCGGAAGGTGATCTGGGTAGGTACAAACTCATCGTGCTCAGCACCAACCTGAACGTGTATGAGTCGGAGCGGCAGCGGCTGTGGGAGTACGTGAACGTGGGCGGGAAGCTGGTGACGTGGTTTGCGGATGATGCCCGGGCCGACCGGATCTTCTGGCCCTACCGGCTGGTCCTTAGCGACCGCGACCCGTCGGCGGTGACCTTCGCAAGCAGCGGCCATCCGCTCCTCAAGGGGCTTGCGGGAAGGAAGTTCGAGGGGACCATCCAGGGCGGCGACGTGGCGAAGGACTGGGACCGCGAGCACTGGCAGGTCCTTGCTGACACAACCGATGGGCCTGCGATGCTGCTTGCGTCCTACGGCAAGGGATGGATTCTGGATGTGCAGTTCCACGTCGGGCTCTCCGCGCGGCACGACGCAATCGCCCCGCTAGTCAGTAACCTGATCGACTGGGCCGGGCTGACACCGGTCTCACCGGCCGACTTGGCCAAGAGGTCGCGAGAAGAGGTCATGCTGGCGGTGGCCCGCCATCAACTCCGCACGCTCCAGGAGGGTGACTGGAAGCGCGGGACCTGGGCCGAGGTGGAGCAGTCGCGACCGCCCACAGGGATCTCCTGGAACTACCCCTGGGGTGTGACACTGTATGGGCTGCTGCGGGTCAGTGCGGTGACGGGCGACAACACCTTCGCGCAGTTCGTGACGCGGCACAACCTGATCGCGGCGAAGCAGCACGACTACCTTCAGTGGCAGAAGGCGACCTTCGGGCAGGCAGTGCGAATCGGGTCGCTGATGGAGATCCTGCGGCTGAGTTCGCTGGATGACTGCGGATCGATGTCGAGCCAGGTCGTCGAGGGGATGCTGAACTACGGGGCACCGCGCACTACCGAGACGCTCGCGATGATGCAGCGGGTAGCCGACTACATCAGCCACAAGCAGTCGCGGCTCCCCGACGGGAGCCTGTGCCGAGGGTCAACGCTGTGGATCGATGACCTGTACATGAGCTGCCCCTTCCTGGCTCGCTGGGGCACCTTCACCGGAGACAGCAAGTACTGGGATGACGCGGCACGCCAACTGCTGAACTTCGCCGGGCGGCTTCAGGACAAGGACGGCCTGTGGTTCCACGGCTGGTTCAACCGCGAAGGCAAGGTCAACGGCTACAAGTGGGGACGTGGTAACGGCTGGGCGCTTCTGTCAGAGGTGGAAGTGATAGGGCAACTGCCGGAGGGCCATCCTGATCGCGCTCGGCTGATGGAGAACCTGCGCAGGCATATCGAGGGTCTGGAGAAGGTGCAGGCGCCCTCCGGGCTCTGGCGGCAAGTCGTGGACCGGCCGGAGCTATGGGAGGAGACCTCCTGCACCGGGATGTACGCCTACTGCATCGCCCGGGCCTGCAACCGAGGCTGGATCGGCAAGGAGCATCTGGTGTACGCCCGGCGAGCGGTCGATGGGCTCAAGGCCAAGGTCGGCTGGGACGGCAGCGTGTTCGACACCTGCGCGGGGACAGGGATCGGTCGGAGCCTGGAGCAGTATGTTGCCCGCCCGCGACCGGTGAATGATGGACACGGGCCGGGGCCGGTACTACTGGCCTTCTCGGAGGTTCTGGCGGCGGAAGGCAAGTAG